One window of the Janthinobacterium sp. PAMC25594 genome contains the following:
- a CDS encoding TonB-dependent siderophore receptor, which translates to MHLRHSYAPHSLPATPLRAIVLACAMLGAASAWAQDAQATTGSANETAGASIDQVTVVGSRARNRTVFDSSVPIDRFGAREVSNALASGDVGAALQNLSPSINFPRIESSGASDSVRGIQLRGLAPDQVLVLINGKRRHTSAVLDTESSFAGTVPVDINAIPPNAIDHIEILRDGAGAQYGSDAVAGVINIVLKKARTGGAASVSYGANHTHFDPTDQTLTDGKTVIVNADYGVPLGEAGFFRFGAETRRRSPTERAGPSDAGWTSYNFTPADQALDGKVVFKSGDSRQRNSYLFYNTQLTLANGLDLYSFATLNERTSDGSAYFRYPGDPSNVPALYPHGYRPVTNGDKRDLSIVAGVRGSAGEWNWDASARHGSDRFDYGVSHSVNASLGAASPTSFHLAGFDFRQDALNLDATRSLDIGLPAPLSLAVGAEWMRETYQSSAGDPASYAAGNFTDAPPGAQAGPGLRPSDAYDGSRQIRSVYTDVESDLTPRLLVGAAARYSRYSDFGSASTGKLSTRYKVTENFLVRGSLSNSFRAPALVQTGFRFATLNFNADGTALQTAALLPASDPLARSFGAQQLKPEKSTNVSLGLAWKPAAATSVTVDAYVIRIRDRITRSSDLQSDAVTAYLAANGRSDIQSVAYLANLLDTRTKGLDVVLNHDLAFTSGKLNLNAALNLNKTSLDKVRQSSTALSSIDPSLSLLTETSLFRIKHASPTSKLILGADWQAADWGVQARATRFGELKDFSYDSDAPLIDGIPAQRFGAVWSLDLEGQLKLSKQLTLSVGGNNILDRYPQRVRETNNATYGGALPYNFINPIGVNGAYFYAKLSYTF; encoded by the coding sequence GTGCACCTGCGTCACTCATACGCCCCCCATTCCCTTCCCGCCACGCCGCTGCGCGCCATCGTGCTGGCCTGCGCCATGCTGGGCGCAGCCTCCGCGTGGGCACAGGACGCGCAAGCCACCACCGGCAGCGCCAATGAAACGGCCGGCGCCAGCATCGACCAGGTCACCGTCGTCGGCTCGCGCGCGCGCAACCGCACGGTGTTCGACAGCAGCGTGCCCATCGACCGTTTCGGCGCCCGCGAAGTGAGCAACGCGCTGGCCTCGGGCGACGTGGGCGCGGCCCTGCAAAACCTGTCGCCGTCGATCAACTTCCCCCGCATCGAATCGAGCGGCGCGTCGGACTCCGTGCGCGGCATCCAGTTGCGGGGCCTCGCGCCCGACCAGGTGCTGGTGCTGATCAACGGCAAGCGCCGCCACACGAGCGCCGTGCTCGACACGGAAAGCAGCTTTGCCGGCACCGTGCCGGTCGACATCAACGCCATTCCCCCGAACGCCATCGACCACATCGAAATCCTGCGCGACGGCGCGGGCGCCCAGTACGGCAGCGACGCCGTGGCGGGCGTCATCAACATCGTGCTGAAAAAGGCGCGCACGGGTGGCGCCGCTTCCGTCAGCTATGGCGCCAACCACACGCATTTCGACCCGACCGATCAAACCCTGACGGATGGCAAGACCGTCATCGTCAACGCCGACTATGGCGTGCCGCTGGGCGAAGCGGGGTTCTTCCGCTTCGGTGCGGAAACGCGGCGCCGCTCGCCCACGGAACGGGCCGGTCCCAGCGACGCGGGCTGGACTTCCTACAACTTCACGCCGGCCGACCAGGCGCTCGACGGCAAGGTGGTGTTCAAGTCCGGCGACTCGCGCCAGCGCAACAGCTATTTGTTCTACAACACCCAGCTCACCCTGGCGAATGGCCTCGACCTGTACTCGTTTGCCACCCTCAACGAACGCACATCGGACGGCAGCGCCTACTTCCGCTACCCGGGCGACCCGTCGAATGTGCCGGCCCTGTATCCGCACGGCTACCGCCCCGTCACCAACGGCGACAAGCGCGACCTCAGCATCGTGGCCGGCGTGCGCGGCAGTGCGGGCGAGTGGAACTGGGACGCCAGCGCGCGCCACGGCAGCGACCGCTTTGACTACGGTGTGAGCCACTCCGTCAACGCTTCGCTGGGCGCGGCCAGCCCCACCAGTTTCCACCTGGCCGGCTTCGACTTCCGCCAGGATGCCCTGAACCTCGATGCCACGCGCAGCCTCGACATCGGTTTGCCCGCCCCCTTGAGCCTGGCGGTGGGCGCCGAATGGATGCGCGAAACGTACCAAAGCTCGGCCGGCGACCCCGCTTCGTATGCGGCCGGCAATTTTACCGATGCGCCACCGGGCGCACAGGCGGGGCCGGGCTTGCGCCCGTCCGACGCCTATGACGGCAGCCGGCAGATCCGCTCCGTGTATACGGACGTGGAAAGCGACCTCACGCCGCGCCTGCTGGTGGGTGCCGCCGCCCGCTATTCCCGCTACAGCGACTTCGGCAGCGCCAGCACGGGCAAGCTGTCCACACGCTACAAAGTGACGGAGAATTTCCTCGTGCGCGGCTCGCTGTCGAACAGCTTCCGCGCGCCGGCCCTCGTACAGACAGGCTTTCGCTTCGCAACCTTGAACTTCAATGCCGATGGCACGGCCCTGCAAACGGCGGCCCTGCTGCCGGCCAGCGACCCGCTGGCGCGCAGCTTCGGCGCGCAACAGCTGAAACCGGAAAAGTCGACCAACGTCTCCCTGGGCCTGGCATGGAAACCGGCGGCCGCCACCAGCGTGACGGTGGATGCCTACGTGATCCGCATCCGCGACCGCATCACGCGTTCGAGCGACTTGCAAAGCGACGCCGTCACTGCCTACCTGGCCGCGAATGGCCGTAGCGACATCCAGTCCGTGGCCTACCTGGCCAACCTGCTCGACACGCGCACAAAAGGCCTGGACGTGGTGCTGAATCACGACCTGGCCTTCACGTCAGGCAAGCTGAACCTGAACGCGGCCCTCAACTTGAACAAGACCAGTCTCGACAAGGTGCGCCAGAGTTCCACCGCATTGAGCAGCATCGATCCCAGTCTGAGCCTGCTGACGGAGACGAGTTTGTTCCGCATCAAACATGCGTCACCGACCAGCAAATTGATCCTGGGTGCCGACTGGCAGGCGGCCGACTGGGGCGTGCAGGCGCGCGCCACGCGCTTTGGCGAGCTGAAAGATTTTTCGTACGACAGCGATGCGCCCCTGATCGACGGCATTCCCGCACAGCGCTTCGGCGCCGTCTGGTCGCTGGACCTCGAAGGCCAGTTAAAACTGAGCAAGCAACTGACCCTGAGCGTGGGCGGCAACAATATCCTCGACCGCTATCCGCAGCGCGTGCGCGAAACGAATAACGCCACGTATGGCGGCGCCCTGCCCTACAATTTCATCAACCCCATCGGCGTCAATGGCGCCTACTTTTACGCTAAATTAAGCTACACGTTCTGA
- a CDS encoding S-adenosyl-l-methionine hydroxide adenosyltransferase family protein: MIIKRISHLVAGACLSALLLSPAQAAAPLVLMTDFGTADGAVSAMHGVAYGVDPKLTISDLTHQIPDYDIWLGAYRLYQTANYWPQGTVFVSVIDPGVGTNRKSVVLKTKGGRYFVGPDNGLFTLIAERDGVAELREIDEKVNRLAGSSESYTFHGRDVYAYVGARLASGAITYEQVGPPLPSESVVKIAYQKPVRDGNTICGIVPVLDVKYGNVWTNIPKSLLDELQVKLHDPLQVRILHKGKQVAKVTAPFEHTFGGVAKGKPLVYLNSLLDVAVAISQGDFAAQHHVASGVDWEVEVSKAPVVK; this comes from the coding sequence ATGATCATCAAACGCATCTCCCACCTCGTCGCCGGCGCCTGCCTGAGCGCCCTCCTGCTGTCACCCGCCCAGGCTGCCGCACCGCTGGTGCTGATGACGGACTTCGGCACGGCCGACGGCGCCGTGTCCGCCATGCATGGCGTCGCCTATGGCGTCGATCCCAAGCTGACCATCTCGGACCTGACGCACCAGATTCCCGATTACGACATCTGGCTGGGCGCCTACCGCCTGTACCAGACGGCCAATTACTGGCCGCAAGGCACGGTGTTCGTCTCCGTCATCGATCCTGGCGTGGGTACCAATCGCAAGTCGGTGGTGCTGAAAACCAAAGGTGGCCGCTACTTCGTAGGGCCGGACAACGGCCTGTTCACGCTGATCGCCGAGCGCGACGGCGTGGCCGAATTGCGCGAAATCGATGAAAAGGTCAACCGCCTGGCGGGATCGAGCGAGTCGTACACCTTCCATGGCCGCGACGTGTACGCATATGTCGGTGCCCGCCTGGCCTCGGGCGCCATCACGTATGAACAGGTGGGCCCGCCATTGCCGAGCGAATCCGTGGTGAAGATCGCGTATCAAAAACCTGTACGCGACGGCAATACCATCTGCGGCATCGTGCCCGTGCTGGACGTGAAATATGGCAATGTGTGGACGAATATTCCGAAATCGCTGCTCGATGAATTGCAGGTGAAACTGCATGACCCGCTGCAAGTACGCATCTTGCACAAGGGTAAGCAAGTGGCCAAGGTCACGGCGCCATTCGAGCACACGTTTGGCGGCGTCGCCAAGGGCAAGCCCCTGGTCTACCTGAACAGCCTGCTCGACGTGGCCGTCGCCATCAGCCAGGGTGACTTTGCCGCCCAACACCATGTCGCCTCGGGCGTGGATTGGGAAGTGGAAGTGAGCAAGGCCCCTGTCGTCAAATAA
- a CDS encoding nuclear transport factor 2 family protein yields MNALTEVQVLDAEERLRLAMMASDVAVLNQLLADDLLFTNHLGHLLSKHADLAAHEQRLLTITDLRASERHVRINGNVAVVSVRMQLTGSYHDVETHGDFRFTRVWAQDAAGALQVTAAHSGVVA; encoded by the coding sequence ATGAATGCTTTAACGGAAGTACAGGTACTCGATGCGGAAGAGCGCTTGCGCCTGGCCATGATGGCCTCCGACGTGGCTGTACTGAATCAGTTGCTGGCCGATGACTTGTTGTTTACCAATCACCTGGGGCACTTGCTGAGCAAGCATGCGGACCTGGCCGCGCACGAGCAGCGCCTGCTGACTATCACGGACTTGCGCGCCTCCGAGCGCCATGTGCGCATCAACGGCAACGTGGCCGTGGTGTCCGTGCGCATGCAACTGACGGGCAGTTATCACGACGTGGAAACGCATGGCGACTTCCGTTTTACGCGCGTGTGGGCGCAGGACGCGGCCGGCGCGCTGCA
- a CDS encoding efflux RND transporter permease subunit yields MNFTDLFIRWPVLAMVVSLLLVVLGLRSLFSLPINQYPKTQNAVVTISTTYYGADAQTVAGFITQPLESAIAQAQGIDYLSSSSSSGVSTITATLRLNYDANRALTEINTQVSSVKNQLPAQAQTPVLTVQMGQTTDAMHLGFYSNTLPTNNVTDYLSRVVKPKLDSVSGVQTAELLGARQFALRAWLDADKMAAFGVTAAEVSTALGNNNYLAALGSSKGQMVTVPLTAGTDLHSVEEFRQLVVKRSGDSIVRLEDLATVVLGSENYDFNVAFSGVRSVFIGIKVAPEANILDVAKRVRAVFPDIQSQLPAGLTGEIVYDSTFFINTSIHEVIKTLVEALLIVTIVIYLFLGSLRAVIVPVIAMPLSLIGTFTAMLALGYSINLLTLLAIVLAIGLVVDDAIIVVENVDRHMKQGQPPLEASLLAARELGSPILAMTVVLIAVYVPIGFQGGLTGALFTEFAFTLAGAVAVSGVVALTLSPMMCSRFFRPEQDSGRFVQAIDRVFGKVHATYQRLLHALLDTWVVLIVMAALLMVVLGLMFKMSQSELAPEEDQGVVLSQVVGDPTATSDQMQVYAEQIYQVAKAMPEYSQMFQITGVPTVNSGFGGMLMTPWNERARSAQQVQQDLQAGWNRIAGARVAAFQFPALPGSSGLPVQFVIATTEPFENLDTIAQQVLEKARASGKFYFIDTDLKIDKPQATVVVDRDSVAALGMTQQDVGQALGAALGGGYVNYFSIAGRSYKVIPQVLQVDRLNPSAVLDFHIKTPNGTMIPASTVAHIQYDVVPESINRFQQLNAVTLSGVSGASQGEVLAFMRDALAQVAPSGYTADYAGQSRQFVQESGGFIVTMLFAVVIVFLALAAQFESFRDPVVILVSVPLALFGATMFIFLGFASINIYTEVGLVTLMGLISKHGILIVEVANQLQKTGKSKREAVEEAAAVRLRPILMTTAAMVFGVLPLVIASGAGAAGRHAMGLVIFTGLSIGTLFTLFVVPAMYLFLAADHQALSARGAVTVAPAH; encoded by the coding sequence ATGAACTTCACCGATCTCTTTATCCGCTGGCCCGTGCTGGCCATGGTGGTGAGCCTGCTGCTGGTGGTGCTGGGCTTGCGTTCCCTGTTCAGCCTGCCCATCAACCAGTATCCGAAGACGCAGAATGCCGTCGTGACGATCTCCACCACGTATTACGGCGCCGACGCGCAGACGGTGGCCGGGTTCATTACGCAACCGCTGGAATCGGCCATCGCCCAGGCGCAGGGCATCGATTACCTGTCCTCGTCGAGCAGCAGCGGCGTGTCGACCATCACGGCCACCTTGCGCCTCAATTACGACGCGAACCGGGCTTTGACGGAGATCAACACCCAGGTCAGTTCCGTGAAGAACCAGTTGCCCGCCCAGGCGCAAACGCCCGTGCTGACGGTGCAGATGGGGCAGACGACGGATGCCATGCACCTGGGTTTTTACAGTAATACCTTGCCGACGAATAATGTGACGGATTACCTGAGCCGCGTCGTCAAGCCCAAGCTCGATTCCGTCAGCGGCGTGCAGACGGCGGAACTGCTGGGCGCGCGACAGTTTGCCCTGCGCGCCTGGCTGGACGCGGACAAGATGGCCGCGTTCGGCGTGACGGCGGCCGAGGTGAGCACCGCCCTGGGCAATAATAATTACCTGGCCGCGCTGGGGTCCAGCAAGGGCCAGATGGTGACCGTTCCCCTGACGGCCGGCACGGACCTGCATTCGGTCGAGGAATTCAGGCAGCTCGTCGTCAAGCGCAGCGGCGACTCCATCGTGCGGCTGGAAGACCTGGCCACCGTCGTGCTGGGTTCTGAAAACTATGATTTCAACGTGGCCTTCAGCGGCGTGCGCTCCGTCTTCATCGGCATCAAGGTGGCGCCGGAAGCCAATATCCTCGACGTGGCCAAGCGCGTGCGCGCCGTCTTCCCCGATATCCAGTCTCAGCTGCCGGCCGGCCTGACGGGCGAAATCGTGTATGACTCGACCTTTTTCATCAATACCTCCATCCACGAAGTCATCAAGACCCTGGTCGAGGCGTTGCTGATCGTCACCATCGTCATCTATCTGTTCCTGGGCAGCCTGCGGGCCGTGATCGTGCCCGTGATCGCCATGCCGCTATCACTGATCGGTACGTTTACGGCCATGCTGGCGCTCGGCTATTCCATCAATCTGCTGACCCTGCTGGCGATCGTGCTGGCCATCGGCCTGGTGGTCGACGACGCCATCATCGTGGTGGAAAACGTGGACCGCCACATGAAGCAGGGCCAGCCGCCGCTGGAGGCCAGCCTGCTGGCGGCGCGCGAACTGGGCAGCCCGATTCTGGCCATGACGGTGGTGCTCATCGCCGTGTATGTGCCCATCGGTTTCCAGGGCGGCCTGACGGGCGCGCTGTTCACGGAATTCGCCTTTACCCTGGCCGGCGCCGTGGCCGTGTCGGGCGTGGTGGCCCTGACCCTGTCGCCCATGATGTGTTCGCGCTTCTTCCGCCCGGAGCAGGATAGCGGCCGCTTCGTGCAAGCGATCGACCGCGTCTTCGGCAAGGTGCACGCCACGTACCAGCGCCTGCTGCATGCGCTGCTCGATACCTGGGTGGTGCTCATCGTCATGGCGGCACTATTGATGGTGGTGCTGGGGCTGATGTTCAAGATGTCGCAGTCCGAGCTGGCGCCCGAGGAAGACCAGGGCGTCGTGCTGTCGCAGGTGGTGGGCGACCCGACGGCCACCTCGGACCAGATGCAAGTGTATGCCGAGCAAATCTACCAGGTGGCCAAGGCCATGCCCGAATACAGCCAGATGTTCCAGATCACGGGCGTACCGACTGTCAACTCGGGTTTTGGCGGCATGCTGATGACGCCGTGGAACGAGCGTGCGCGCAGCGCCCAGCAGGTGCAGCAGGACTTGCAGGCGGGCTGGAACCGGATCGCCGGCGCCCGCGTGGCCGCCTTCCAGTTCCCCGCCTTGCCCGGTTCCTCGGGTTTGCCGGTGCAATTCGTCATCGCCACCACGGAGCCGTTTGAAAACCTCGATACCATCGCGCAGCAGGTGCTGGAGAAGGCGCGCGCATCGGGCAAGTTCTATTTCATCGATACGGACTTGAAGATTGACAAACCGCAAGCCACCGTGGTGGTCGACCGCGACAGCGTCGCCGCGCTGGGCATGACGCAGCAGGATGTGGGGCAGGCGCTGGGGGCGGCCCTGGGCGGTGGCTACGTCAATTACTTTTCCATCGCCGGACGTTCCTACAAGGTGATCCCGCAGGTGTTGCAGGTCGATCGCCTGAATCCATCGGCCGTGCTGGACTTTCATATCAAGACGCCCAACGGCACGATGATACCGGCCAGTACCGTCGCGCATATCCAGTACGACGTCGTGCCCGAGTCGATCAACCGCTTCCAGCAACTCAACGCCGTCACGCTTTCCGGCGTGTCCGGCGCCTCGCAGGGCGAGGTGCTGGCCTTCATGCGCGATGCGCTGGCCCAGGTGGCGCCCAGCGGCTACACGGCCGATTATGCGGGCCAGTCGCGCCAGTTCGTGCAGGAGTCGGGTGGCTTCATCGTCACCATGCTGTTTGCCGTGGTGATCGTCTTCCTGGCGCTGGCGGCACAGTTCGAGAGTTTCCGCGACCCCGTCGTGATCCTCGTCTCCGTGCCGCTGGCCCTGTTTGGCGCCACCATGTTCATCTTCCTCGGCTTTGCGTCGATCAACATCTACACGGAGGTGGGCCTGGTGACCCTGATGGGACTGATCAGCAAGCACGGCATCCTGATCGTGGAAGTGGCGAATCAGCTGCAAAAGACGGGCAAGAGCAAGCGCGAGGCGGTGGAAGAAGCGGCCGCCGTGCGCCTGCGCCCCATCCTGATGACGACGGCGGCCATGGTGTTTGGCGTGCTGCCCCTGGTGATCGCTTCGGGCGCGGGGGCGGCCGGGCGCCACGCGATGGGGCTGGTGATTTTCACGGGCTTGTCCATCGGCACCTTGTTTACCTTGTTCGTGGTGCCGGCCATGTATCTGTTCCTGGCGGCGGACCACCAGGCGCTGAGCGCACGGGGGGCGGTGACGGTGGCGCCAGCCCATTGA
- a CDS encoding NAD(P)H-hydrate dehydratase — protein MDATAITPSLLRSWPLPMPQPDGDKEVRGHLLIVAGSEEMPGAIVLAATAALRAGAGKLTLATGASVAAQVAIAMPEARVIGLDETALGGFRHEARHQLAPLAGKVDAVLVGPGMCDTAASCELMRHLLPLFSDSRLILDARAMQVVRQPAHFHFEQPVLLTPHAGELAQLMGLSKDAVLADPHACAVEAARRWHAIVALKGALTVIAMPDGSSWTHAGGNIGLAISGSGDTLAGIITGLAARGAPLEQACAWGIALHALAGEQLALRFGILGYLAREIPAEIPALLRNLAP, from the coding sequence ATGGACGCCACCGCCATCACCCCTTCCCTGCTGCGCTCCTGGCCCCTGCCCATGCCCCAACCAGACGGCGACAAAGAGGTGCGCGGCCACCTGCTGATCGTCGCCGGCTCCGAAGAGATGCCGGGCGCCATCGTGCTGGCGGCCACGGCCGCCCTGCGCGCGGGCGCGGGCAAGCTGACCCTGGCGACGGGCGCGTCGGTGGCGGCGCAGGTGGCCATCGCCATGCCCGAGGCGCGGGTCATCGGCCTGGACGAAACGGCGCTGGGCGGCTTCCGCCACGAGGCACGGCACCAGCTGGCGCCCCTGGCCGGCAAGGTCGATGCCGTCCTCGTCGGGCCGGGCATGTGCGACACGGCGGCCAGTTGCGAACTGATGCGCCACCTGCTGCCCCTGTTTTCCGACAGCCGCCTGATTCTTGACGCCCGCGCCATGCAGGTCGTGCGCCAGCCGGCACACTTCCATTTTGAGCAGCCCGTGCTGCTGACGCCGCACGCGGGCGAGCTGGCCCAGCTCATGGGCCTGTCGAAAGACGCCGTGCTGGCCGACCCGCACGCCTGTGCCGTGGAAGCGGCGCGGCGCTGGCACGCCATCGTCGCCCTGAAGGGCGCGCTGACCGTCATCGCCATGCCCGATGGCAGCAGCTGGACGCACGCGGGCGGCAACATCGGCCTGGCCATTTCCGGTTCCGGCGACACCCTGGCCGGCATCATCACGGGCCTGGCCGCGCGCGGCGCACCGTTGGAGCAAGCGTGTGCCTGGGGCATCGCCCTGCATGCGCTGGCCGGCGAACAGCTGGCCCTGCGCTTCGGCATCCTCGGCTACCTGGCGCGCGAAATCCCGGCCGAGATTCCCGCCCTGCTGCGTAATCTGGCACCCTGA
- a CDS encoding histidine phosphatase family protein: MEQKWPQQIWIVRHGQSAGNVARDAAEAEKQLLIAIAERDVDVPLSDLGARQAQALGDWFATLPPEQQPTVVLYSPYVRAQQTAQAVLACIDADSLASVVADERLREKEFGILDRLTVHGIASKYPELHEQRQHVGKFYFRPPGGESWCDVILRLRSVLDTITREYRGERVLIVGHQVIVNCFRYLLERCDEHAILAIDKAADVPNCGVTSYAFNPALGRHGKLQLDLCNFVAPLEAAGTPVTAQPDMPAAPKS, from the coding sequence ATGGAACAAAAATGGCCGCAGCAAATCTGGATCGTGCGTCACGGCCAAAGTGCCGGCAACGTGGCGCGCGATGCCGCCGAAGCGGAAAAACAGTTATTGATCGCCATCGCCGAACGCGATGTCGACGTCCCCCTGTCCGATCTGGGGGCGCGCCAGGCGCAAGCCCTGGGCGACTGGTTCGCCACCCTCCCCCCTGAACAACAACCGACCGTCGTGCTGTATTCGCCGTACGTGCGGGCGCAGCAAACGGCGCAAGCCGTGCTGGCGTGCATCGATGCGGACAGCCTCGCTTCCGTGGTGGCCGACGAGCGCCTGCGCGAAAAGGAATTCGGCATCCTCGACCGCCTGACCGTGCACGGCATCGCCAGCAAGTACCCGGAATTGCACGAGCAGCGCCAGCACGTGGGCAAGTTTTACTTCCGTCCGCCGGGCGGCGAAAGCTGGTGCGACGTCATCCTGCGCCTGCGCAGCGTGCTCGACACCATCACCCGCGAGTACCGGGGCGAACGGGTGCTGATCGTCGGCCACCAGGTCATCGTCAACTGCTTCCGCTACCTGCTGGAGCGCTGCGACGAGCACGCCATCCTGGCCATCGACAAGGCGGCCGACGTGCCCAACTGCGGCGTCACTTCATACGCCTTCAATCCCGCCCTGGGCAGGCACGGCAAGCTGCAGCTGGACCTGTGCAACTTCGTCGCGCCGCTGGAAGCGGCCGGCACCCCCGTCACGGCCCAGCCCGACATGCCGGCCGCGCCGAAATCCTGA
- a CDS encoding L-cystine transporter → MAINIILNLLVALLVFAFMFHQQRKHATFTVRVFTGLGLGVLLGAAVQALYGAGSPIIAGTNEYIDIVGSGYVKLLQMIIMPLIMVSIISAILKLKDASSLGKISALTIGTLLITTTIAAALGILMAKLFGLTAVGLTSSAAEVARGVQLQGSLETAKALSLPKLLVSFVPTNPFLDMTGARKTSTIAVVVFSIFIGISATGIAAKKPEIFAAFESFMKVAHAIVMRMVTLVLRLTPYGVFALMFEVVASSSYTDILKLINFVVASYSALILMFLVHLAIIAGVGLNPLRFVKKVFPVLAFAFTSRTSAGSIPMSVQTQTQRLGTPEGIANFAASFGSTIGQNGCAGIYPAMLAVMIAPTVGVDPFTVSFLLPLLAIITIGSVGVAGVGGGATFAALIVLSAMDLPVALAGLLISVEPLIDMGRTALNVSGSITAGTVTSRVMGQTDLAVYNSDDAPDLDEAEHAA, encoded by the coding sequence ATGGCAATTAACATCATTCTGAACCTGCTCGTTGCGTTGCTCGTCTTCGCCTTCATGTTCCACCAGCAACGCAAACACGCGACGTTTACCGTGCGCGTCTTCACGGGCCTGGGCCTGGGCGTGCTGCTCGGTGCGGCCGTGCAAGCGCTGTATGGCGCCGGCTCGCCCATCATCGCGGGCACCAATGAATACATCGACATCGTCGGCAGCGGCTACGTAAAACTGCTGCAGATGATCATCATGCCGCTGATCATGGTCTCCATCATTTCCGCCATCCTGAAGCTCAAGGACGCGAGTTCGCTGGGCAAGATCAGCGCGCTGACCATCGGCACCTTGCTCATTACCACCACGATCGCCGCCGCGCTGGGCATCCTGATGGCCAAGCTGTTCGGCCTGACGGCCGTGGGCCTGACGTCGAGCGCGGCCGAAGTGGCGCGTGGCGTGCAGTTGCAAGGCTCGCTGGAAACGGCGAAAGCCCTGTCCTTGCCGAAACTGCTGGTCAGCTTCGTACCGACCAACCCCTTCCTCGACATGACGGGCGCGCGCAAGACGTCGACCATCGCCGTGGTGGTGTTTTCCATCTTCATCGGCATCTCGGCCACGGGTATCGCCGCCAAGAAGCCGGAAATCTTCGCTGCCTTCGAAAGCTTCATGAAAGTGGCGCACGCCATCGTCATGCGCATGGTCACCCTGGTGCTGCGCCTGACGCCGTACGGCGTGTTCGCGCTGATGTTTGAGGTGGTGGCCTCGTCGAGCTACACGGACATTTTAAAGCTGATCAACTTCGTCGTCGCCTCGTACAGCGCGCTGATATTGATGTTCCTGGTGCACCTGGCCATCATCGCCGGCGTGGGCCTGAACCCGCTGCGCTTCGTGAAAAAAGTCTTCCCCGTGCTGGCTTTCGCGTTTACCTCGCGCACGAGCGCCGGTTCGATCCCGATGAGCGTGCAGACGCAAACCCAGCGCCTGGGCACGCCGGAAGGCATCGCCAACTTCGCCGCCTCGTTCGGCTCGACCATCGGCCAGAACGGCTGCGCGGGCATCTATCCTGCCATGCTGGCCGTGATGATCGCCCCCACCGTCGGCGTCGACCCGTTCACCGTCAGCTTCCTGCTGCCGCTGCTGGCCATCATCACCATCGGTTCCGTTGGCGTGGCCGGCGTGGGCGGCGGCGCCACGTTTGCCGCGCTGATCGTGCTGTCGGCCATGGACTTGCCCGTGGCGCTGGCCGGCTTGCTGATCTCCGTCGAACCGCTGATCGACATGGGCCGCACGGCCCTGAACGTGAGCGGCTCGATCACGGCCGGCACCGTCACCAGCCGGGTCATGGGACAAACCGACCTGGCCGTCTACAACAGCGACGATGCGCCCGACCTGGACGAGGCGGAACACGCCGCCTAG